CTGTATTTTCCGGTTCCTGGACTGGATGACTCTAAAGATAAGCGGCTTAGTTTTTTTGTCGATGCAGGCCAGGTTTACGGGTCTAGCCAGAGTGTTGATCTTGCAGAACTACGTTATGCGGCCGGCATCACCTTCCACTGGTTCACCGCAATCGGACCTATGTCACTATCGTATGCAATGCCGTTTAATGACGAGTCGACTGACAACATTAATAAGCTTCAGTTCACCCTTGGCGCCATGTTTCGGTAGCGAGAGCTAAGTTGATTCTGAGAACAATCAAAATTGTCACGCTGTGCTTGCTATTTGTCAGTTCTGGGATGCTGTCTGTACAGAGCAGCTATGCAGGCGGACATCAGCTCAAGATAGGCTTTGTCAATCCTGTCAAATTACTCGAACTATCACCACAAGGAGAGAAGGCTCTGCTGCTGTTGGAAGAGGAGTTCCGGCCGAGAGATCAAGAACTGATCGACATTCGGGAGAAGGTTGTAGTGCTGGAAGATGATCTGGACAAAAATCGTCTAGTCCTTCAGGCTTCTCAAATCAAGAAAAAACAAAGAGCTATTGATAGTCTTAAACGCAAACTGAAAAGAGATCAACAAGAAGCCCGAGAAGATTACAATATTCGCAGAAATGAGGAGCTCGCCAAGCTGCAACGACTTGTTCGTGAAATGATCGTTACAATTGCGAACGAAGAGGGGTTCGATCTAATAGTTGAACAGGCTGTTTATGTTAGTAATAGAATAGATCTGACTGAACGGGTTTTGCAGAGACTGTTGGAAGAATGACCCAACTCGGTGCCATTTCACTTAAACTAAAATAGATATCGTTTGATCCGATACTGCTTTGTTCCTACTAAAGTCGGTAATTCCATTTGACTGTACTAGATATTAACCGTATTCGGGAAATTCTTCCCCATCGTTACCCGTTCCTGCTCATAGATAGAGTTACGCAGGTGGTTGACGGGAAAAGTTTGACAGCGGTTAAAAACGTAACGGTAAACGAGCCTATTTTCACTGGTCATTTTGAGCATCGCCCAATATTCCCCGGCGTTTTGATGATCGAGTGTATCGCTCAGGCATCGGCTCTGCTGGCAAGTCTCATACTGGATGCCACGGCAAATCGACAGCGTCTTTACCTGTTTGCCGGAGTCGATCGAGCCAGGTTCAAGAGGATCGTTGAGCCTGGTGATCAGATGTCCATAGAAGTCGAGCTAAAGAATCATAAACAGCAGGTGTGGCGTTGCAATGGAACCATTTCAGTAGATGGTGTTCTGGCATGTAGTGCTGAAATTCTTTTTACTCACAAGGATTTGCCGTGATCGACAAGCGCGCATCGGTTGCGCAGGGAGCGAGTATTGGCAAAAAGGTTTCTATCGGCGCTTTTTCTATTATTGAGCAAGAGGTTGAGATCGGTGACGATACCTGGATTGGTTCACATGTCGTTATTCGAAACGGAACAAAGATCGGCGCCTGTAACAAGATCTACCAGTTTTCGTCGATAGGGGAAGATCCACAGTTCGCAGC
The Gammaproteobacteria bacterium genome window above contains:
- a CDS encoding OmpH family outer membrane protein, producing the protein MILRTIKIVTLCLLFVSSGMLSVQSSYAGGHQLKIGFVNPVKLLELSPQGEKALLLLEEEFRPRDQELIDIREKVVVLEDDLDKNRLVLQASQIKKKQRAIDSLKRKLKRDQQEAREDYNIRRNEELAKLQRLVREMIVTIANEEGFDLIVEQAVYVSNRIDLTERVLQRLLEE
- the fabZ gene encoding 3-hydroxyacyl-ACP dehydratase FabZ; its protein translation is MTVLDINRIREILPHRYPFLLIDRVTQVVDGKSLTAVKNVTVNEPIFTGHFEHRPIFPGVLMIECIAQASALLASLILDATANRQRLYLFAGVDRARFKRIVEPGDQMSIEVELKNHKQQVWRCNGTISVDGVLACSAEILFTHKDLP